A part of Candidatus Electrothrix aestuarii genomic DNA contains:
- a CDS encoding ABC transporter ATP-binding protein → MTEVAVELRSVSKVYSSKKAGCVNAVKHVDLEIFQGEFFTILGPSGCGKTTILRMIAGFEKPNNGEVYIQGKKADHLPPHKRPVNTVFQNYALFPNMTVAQNVEYGLKMRKVPSRERKERVAETLQLVRLEGMEGRKPAELSGGQQQRVALARALINRPTVLALDEPLGALDLQLRRQMQHELTQLQQTLAITFVYITHDQEEALAMSDRIAVMNAGQILQVDQPPVIYEHPASRFVANFIGDNNLLPAKVTFCGEKFTQLSIMGELIHLPLQAGKCVVDQQAFLAVRPERMTLALRGKLPPIIEEQGYVFGPNGILTDISIPKRRSRDREGRIVLLNGIVQGVFFVGISTCYSIALGSGDVVIVRVQNTLENEERRYAIDDEVTVWCYMEDMRLLVD, encoded by the coding sequence ATGACTGAGGTCGCGGTGGAACTCCGCAGTGTAAGTAAAGTGTATTCCTCTAAGAAAGCAGGATGTGTCAATGCTGTCAAGCATGTTGATCTTGAGATATTTCAGGGAGAATTTTTTACTATACTGGGGCCTTCAGGTTGCGGGAAAACGACTATACTCCGGATGATTGCGGGCTTTGAAAAGCCCAATAATGGTGAGGTCTACATTCAGGGAAAGAAGGCTGATCATCTTCCTCCGCATAAGCGGCCTGTTAATACTGTTTTTCAAAATTATGCGCTTTTTCCTAATATGACGGTCGCGCAAAATGTGGAGTATGGATTGAAGATGCGCAAGGTGCCTTCTCGTGAGAGAAAGGAGCGAGTTGCCGAAACTTTGCAGCTCGTGCGTCTGGAGGGGATGGAAGGAAGAAAGCCTGCTGAACTCTCTGGAGGGCAGCAACAACGTGTAGCCCTTGCTAGAGCCCTTATTAATCGCCCAACGGTTCTTGCCTTAGATGAGCCACTTGGGGCATTAGATCTTCAGCTGCGCCGCCAGATGCAACACGAATTGACACAACTTCAGCAGACCTTAGCCATTACCTTTGTTTATATTACGCATGATCAGGAAGAGGCTTTGGCTATGTCGGATCGCATAGCGGTTATGAATGCTGGCCAGATATTACAGGTAGATCAACCTCCTGTTATTTATGAGCATCCGGCGAGTCGTTTTGTGGCTAATTTTATAGGTGATAATAATCTTCTTCCGGCGAAAGTTACTTTTTGCGGCGAGAAGTTTACCCAGCTGAGTATTATGGGCGAGCTGATACATCTGCCTTTGCAAGCTGGAAAATGCGTGGTGGATCAACAGGCCTTTTTGGCTGTACGTCCAGAACGTATGACCCTCGCCTTGCGGGGAAAACTTCCTCCGATAATTGAGGAGCAAGGATACGTCTTTGGGCCGAACGGTATCCTTACAGATATCTCGATTCCCAAACGGCGGAGTAGAGACCGTGAAGGACGGATTGTTCTGCTTAACGGAATAGTTCAGGGTGTTTTCTTTGTTGGGATCTCTACTTGTTATTCTATAGCCTTAGGAAGTGGAGATGTCGTTATCGTACGGGTTCAGAATACCCTTGAAAATGAGGAGAGAAGGTACGCTATAGACGATGAGGTAACAGTTTGGTGTTACATGGAAGATATGCGCCTTTTGGTTGATTGA
- the gntF gene encoding guanitoxin biosynthesis pre-guanitoxin forming N-methyltransferase GntF, with the protein MRAHYITDNWEEFKPREYLKGYYSDMTSENFSLLKFFAESAYEIPEVFSREAKLLDFGCGPTVYSVASVAHRVKEIHLCDYSDANLNEVRQWLHNVPDAFDWHDFIKKALEFEHQICNRKTEVSEMEIEQRENLIRHRVSQIFSCDANCSPPIDYPYSYDVLISTCCADSATTDKVTWSKYLKNICSLVKPGGTIVLSALEEASHYLVGDKAFPAVFLSEKDIEQCLLEEGFTTKNKNFIPASESSSGYKGIRTILAHKKQVE; encoded by the coding sequence ATGAGGGCACATTACATTACAGACAATTGGGAAGAGTTTAAACCTAGAGAATATCTTAAGGGATATTATTCTGATATGACCTCTGAAAATTTTTCGTTATTGAAGTTTTTTGCAGAATCTGCGTATGAAATACCTGAGGTGTTTAGTAGAGAAGCTAAATTATTAGATTTTGGGTGCGGACCAACTGTATATTCCGTAGCTTCTGTAGCTCATCGTGTAAAGGAAATTCATCTGTGCGATTATTCAGATGCCAATCTTAATGAGGTACGTCAATGGCTCCATAATGTTCCTGATGCATTTGATTGGCATGACTTTATTAAAAAGGCGTTAGAATTTGAACATCAAATTTGCAACAGAAAGACGGAGGTATCTGAAATGGAGATTGAACAACGAGAAAATTTGATTCGCCATAGAGTTTCTCAAATCTTTTCCTGTGATGCTAATTGTTCGCCTCCGATAGATTACCCTTATTCTTATGATGTATTGATTAGCACATGCTGCGCTGATTCAGCAACAACGGACAAGGTCACTTGGAGCAAATATTTAAAAAATATTTGCTCACTGGTTAAGCCTGGGGGTACTATAGTCCTTTCTGCACTTGAAGAGGCTTCTCATTATCTAGTTGGTGATAAAGCATTTCCTGCTGTTTTTCTCAGTGAAAAGGATATAGAGCAGTGCCTACTTGAAGAGGGATTTACTACAAAAAATAAGAATTTTATACCTGCCTCTGAGTCATCAAGTGGATATAAAGGCATTAGAACAATATTGGCCCACAAAAAACAGGTTGAATAA
- a CDS encoding ABC transporter permease yields MKEERKRVFFLLAPPALYMVLFFVIPIGIMASYVFREGAFGDAKYIFTLEHFKVFFSTPSYHRLLYRSIFQSAITALTSVALAYPLAYFLAFNAGKYKVILMSLLLIPAWTAWLLRVLAWKLLIDSTGLLNLLLLSSGVISESVPSLMYSSTAVVITLIYICVPFVALPIFSALENIDPRLLEASRDLGGSGVSTFFKVVLPISFPGVTAAFFFVFIPVLGEWVTPTIVGGAQGLMYGNLIQEQFVRTLNWPLGALLSLVLLVLITPILFLFTRSSRLSENAPV; encoded by the coding sequence ATGAAAGAAGAAAGAAAACGCGTATTTTTTTTGTTAGCCCCTCCAGCCCTCTATATGGTGCTATTTTTTGTCATACCCATTGGGATTATGGCAAGTTATGTGTTCCGTGAAGGAGCATTTGGTGATGCAAAATATATTTTTACCTTGGAGCATTTTAAGGTTTTTTTCTCCACCCCCTCCTATCACCGTCTTCTATATCGGTCCATTTTTCAGTCTGCTATCACAGCATTGACCTCTGTTGCTTTAGCGTATCCACTCGCTTATTTTCTGGCTTTTAACGCTGGAAAATACAAAGTTATTTTGATGAGTCTTTTGCTCATACCGGCCTGGACAGCTTGGCTACTCCGTGTCCTTGCGTGGAAACTCCTCATTGATTCAACTGGATTGCTGAATCTTCTCCTGCTCAGTTCTGGAGTAATCTCTGAGTCGGTTCCTTCTTTAATGTATAGCAGCACTGCTGTGGTAATAACACTTATCTATATTTGTGTGCCATTTGTTGCCCTGCCCATTTTTTCTGCTTTGGAAAATATAGATCCACGGTTGCTTGAGGCTTCTAGAGATTTAGGGGGGAGCGGTGTGAGTACTTTTTTCAAGGTTGTTCTTCCTATTTCGTTCCCTGGGGTAACAGCTGCGTTCTTCTTTGTTTTCATTCCTGTATTAGGCGAATGGGTGACCCCAACCATAGTTGGAGGTGCGCAAGGCCTTATGTACGGTAATTTGATTCAGGAGCAATTTGTACGAACCTTAAACTGGCCTTTAGGTGCGCTCTTGAGCTTAGTACTTTTGGTCTTGATTACTCCTATCTTATTCCTGTTTACGCGTAGTTCCCGTCTATCTGAAAATGCACCGGTTTGA
- a CDS encoding ABC transporter permease yields MSSIKSFTFHAYYLVVLVLLYTPIVLLVVFSFNDGNTLAFPLKGFTFDWYAALLDAEDLLHSMYHSLIVAVVSSIAAVILGTMAALATTRFRFPCRDFFLTAGTLPLIIPDLAMGVSLQLLFHWLGISLSMWTVACSHVMINIPYVMLIVSPRLQTLQGSIEEASMDLGASYWRTLLKITLPVCAPVLLAGFLYSFGISFDEFDLSFFVTGSYETLPIYLYSQLRFPGRLPLVLALSTIILAVSLIVLLFIEMLSD; encoded by the coding sequence ATGTCCTCCATAAAATCTTTTACCTTTCATGCTTATTATCTCGTTGTTCTTGTTCTTCTGTATACTCCTATCGTTCTGCTGGTCGTTTTTTCTTTTAATGACGGAAATACGCTTGCTTTTCCTTTAAAAGGTTTTACGTTTGATTGGTATGCAGCTCTGCTGGACGCAGAGGACCTCTTGCACTCTATGTATCATAGCCTTATCGTTGCCGTTGTCTCTTCGATTGCCGCTGTTATTCTTGGGACTATGGCAGCATTGGCAACCACAAGGTTTCGTTTTCCTTGTAGGGATTTTTTTCTTACAGCAGGGACACTACCGTTGATTATTCCTGATCTTGCAATGGGCGTTTCGTTGCAGCTTTTATTTCATTGGTTAGGTATTTCACTCTCTATGTGGACGGTTGCTTGCTCTCATGTAATGATAAATATTCCCTATGTTATGCTGATTGTTTCTCCTCGGCTACAAACCCTTCAGGGAAGTATCGAAGAGGCATCAATGGATCTTGGGGCCAGCTACTGGCGTACTTTACTGAAGATTACTCTTCCTGTTTGTGCCCCTGTTCTTTTGGCTGGTTTTTTATATTCTTTTGGAATATCTTTTGATGAATTTGATCTTTCATTCTTTGTAACAGGATCTTATGAAACCCTGCCGATTTACCTCTACTCGCAGCTCCGTTTTCCTGGACGGTTACCTTTAGTATTGGCCCTGTCAACGATTATTTTAGCAGTGTCCCTTATTGTACTGCTATTTATAGAGATGTTATCAGATTGA
- a CDS encoding propionyl-CoA synthetase produces the protein MEKYQDIFEKSLNHPEEFWAEAAEAIDWYKKWDTVLDSSDLPFYRWFQGGELNTCYNAVDRHVKNGHGERTAIIYDSPVTETVRRVSWFELRDQVALLAGALQKQGAQKGDTVIIYMPMIPEALVAMLACARLGVVHSVVFGGFAADELAIRIDHAQPKMILCASGAIEGKKLLAYKPLVDAAIERADHKPEKTIVFQRDFVQAELQHERDLDWQSLVQDAEPADCVPVVATDPLYILYTSGTTGMPKGVMRDNGGHAVALHWSMKHIYNVEPGDVFWAASDVGWVVGHSYIVYGPLLYGCTTVVYEGKPVGTPDAGAFWRVINQHKVNVLFTAPTAFRAIKKEDPKGELLKQYDLSSFKTLFLAGERLDPDTYHWARELLDVPVIDHWWQTETGWAVAGNPLGIEQFPTKPGSATKPIPGYDVRIVDHTGKEVGPGEEGNIVIKLPLPPGTLATLWRNDERFIRSYLSSFPSYYETSDEGYIDEDGYVFVMGRIDDVINVAGHRLSTGAMEEIVSAHPQVAECAVIGVEDTLKGQKPLGLVVLKAGVECEEERLKEELVQMVRTRIGPIACYRETVVVGRLPKTRSGKILRGTMRSIAGGKQYRMPSTIDDPSCLDEISEAFEGEGYPVE, from the coding sequence ATGGAGAAGTATCAGGACATCTTTGAGAAAAGCCTAAATCATCCTGAAGAATTCTGGGCTGAGGCGGCTGAGGCCATTGACTGGTATAAAAAATGGGACACCGTGCTGGATAGCTCAGATCTGCCTTTTTATCGGTGGTTTCAGGGAGGGGAACTGAATACCTGTTATAATGCGGTGGACCGACATGTAAAAAATGGACATGGTGAACGGACGGCTATTATTTATGATTCGCCAGTCACAGAGACGGTTCGCCGGGTATCCTGGTTTGAGCTCCGTGATCAGGTTGCGCTACTGGCCGGTGCTCTGCAAAAGCAGGGAGCCCAAAAAGGGGACACAGTCATTATTTATATGCCTATGATCCCTGAGGCTTTGGTGGCTATGCTGGCCTGTGCCCGGCTCGGTGTGGTTCATTCTGTGGTGTTCGGAGGCTTTGCTGCGGATGAGTTGGCGATTCGTATTGATCATGCCCAACCCAAGATGATTCTCTGTGCTTCCGGAGCGATTGAGGGGAAGAAGTTGCTGGCCTATAAACCGCTTGTTGATGCGGCAATAGAGCGGGCTGACCATAAGCCGGAGAAAACTATCGTTTTTCAGCGGGATTTTGTTCAGGCAGAGTTACAGCATGAGCGCGACTTGGATTGGCAGAGCCTTGTCCAGGATGCCGAGCCTGCTGACTGCGTACCTGTCGTAGCAACTGACCCGCTGTATATACTCTATACCTCCGGGACGACCGGAATGCCCAAAGGGGTGATGCGGGATAATGGCGGCCATGCTGTGGCCCTGCATTGGTCCATGAAGCATATTTATAACGTCGAGCCGGGCGATGTTTTTTGGGCTGCCTCGGATGTAGGCTGGGTGGTCGGTCATTCCTATATAGTGTACGGCCCCCTGCTGTATGGTTGCACTACGGTCGTTTATGAGGGAAAACCAGTGGGTACTCCTGATGCAGGTGCTTTTTGGCGGGTTATTAATCAGCATAAGGTGAACGTGCTCTTTACTGCACCAACAGCCTTTCGGGCGATTAAAAAGGAAGACCCAAAGGGAGAGTTGCTGAAACAATATGATCTTTCCTCCTTCAAAACTCTGTTTCTTGCCGGAGAACGGCTTGATCCAGATACCTATCATTGGGCGCGTGAGCTGCTGGATGTGCCAGTAATCGACCATTGGTGGCAGACCGAGACAGGCTGGGCCGTGGCAGGAAATCCTCTGGGCATAGAGCAGTTTCCGACCAAGCCAGGCTCGGCAACCAAGCCTATTCCCGGTTATGATGTGCGAATTGTCGATCATACCGGAAAGGAGGTTGGGCCCGGTGAAGAGGGGAATATCGTCATCAAGTTACCCTTACCCCCTGGTACCTTGGCCACCTTGTGGCGGAATGACGAGCGTTTTATTCGTTCCTATCTCTCATCCTTTCCCAGTTATTATGAAACCAGTGATGAAGGCTATATAGATGAAGACGGATATGTCTTTGTTATGGGCCGGATTGATGATGTGATCAATGTGGCCGGGCATCGCCTGTCCACAGGGGCTATGGAAGAGATCGTTTCTGCGCATCCACAGGTGGCTGAATGTGCTGTTATCGGAGTGGAAGATACTTTGAAAGGACAAAAGCCCTTGGGATTGGTTGTGCTGAAAGCCGGAGTGGAATGTGAAGAAGAAAGGTTAAAAGAGGAACTCGTGCAGATGGTCCGTACCCGGATAGGTCCCATTGCCTGTTACCGAGAAACCGTTGTGGTGGGTCGACTTCCAAAGACCAGGTCTGGTAAGATTCTTCGAGGAACCATGCGTTCCATCGCTGGTGGTAAGCAATATCGCATGCCATCGACTATTGATGATCCTTCTTGTCTGGATGAAATTTCTGAAGCCTTCGAGGGTGAAGGGTATCCTGTCGAATAG
- a CDS encoding radical SAM protein, producing the protein MLESEVKKCMLITTPRAGKTLSRGALSIASFLNSRGYLTEILPLAYLVDYRDEWSYEEIETILKDSLENAGPVLVGVSNQFTGDYPICMEILKRCKQINEDIVSVVGGVHVTFLDSDSAKLPYVDIVVRGEGEWAMLDLATTLEKRHDVDKVLGITYMKDGEIIRNPDRPLGDLAELPPLDFGLLPPMFVQNIFIHGMLNRGCNFNCRFCGESAFWKKRRSFPVDRIIQEMISLDQVYNNPMHGIDDSMLYIGSEQFTQLAEEIRRQKIRLHPDFYIMSRVDSFLEDDLALVKETGINYVQLGIESASPKVLQAMNKKTSKEKILSCCVKLKKYGLKPYGLWMIGHPGDTPDEAEYSLDFMEYLLQERLMERVAVSVFAPCPGTIFFEQPEKFGIELLSDNWMDWSQYFVERPVCQLTDFSAEEIMRSYRKAHEIIDRVNPGALSLGDA; encoded by the coding sequence ATGTTAGAATCTGAAGTGAAAAAATGTATGTTGATAACAACTCCCCGTGCAGGTAAAACTCTGTCCAGAGGGGCCTTGTCAATAGCAAGTTTTCTTAATAGTAGGGGATACTTGACTGAAATACTGCCCTTGGCTTATCTGGTTGACTATAGAGATGAATGGTCCTATGAAGAAATTGAGACTATTCTGAAGGATAGTCTTGAAAATGCAGGCCCGGTTCTGGTGGGAGTGAGTAATCAATTTACTGGAGATTATCCAATATGTATGGAGATCTTGAAAAGATGTAAGCAGATCAACGAAGATATTGTATCTGTAGTAGGAGGGGTGCATGTCACTTTTCTCGATAGTGATAGTGCGAAACTTCCCTATGTTGATATTGTAGTCCGAGGTGAAGGCGAATGGGCAATGCTTGATTTAGCTACGACTTTGGAGAAAAGGCATGATGTGGATAAAGTATTAGGTATTACCTATATGAAAGACGGAGAAATAATTCGAAATCCTGACCGTCCGTTAGGTGACCTTGCTGAACTTCCTCCTTTAGATTTTGGGCTTCTCCCTCCTATGTTTGTTCAAAATATTTTTATACATGGTATGTTAAATCGAGGGTGCAATTTTAATTGCAGATTTTGCGGAGAGTCAGCCTTTTGGAAAAAACGTCGATCTTTTCCTGTTGATCGGATTATCCAGGAGATGATATCCCTGGACCAGGTCTATAATAATCCCATGCATGGAATCGATGACAGTATGCTTTATATAGGTTCAGAGCAGTTTACACAGTTGGCAGAGGAAATAAGAAGACAGAAGATTAGGCTTCATCCAGATTTTTATATTATGTCAAGAGTTGATTCTTTTCTTGAGGATGATTTGGCATTGGTGAAGGAAACAGGCATTAACTATGTCCAGCTAGGTATCGAAAGTGCTTCGCCAAAGGTTTTGCAGGCAATGAACAAAAAAACAAGTAAGGAAAAAATATTATCCTGTTGTGTAAAATTGAAAAAATACGGCCTGAAACCATATGGATTATGGATGATAGGACACCCCGGAGATACACCTGATGAGGCAGAATACTCACTTGATTTTATGGAGTATCTTTTGCAGGAGAGATTGATGGAGCGTGTCGCGGTATCTGTGTTTGCTCCTTGCCCTGGGACAATTTTTTTCGAGCAACCTGAAAAGTTTGGGATTGAATTGCTATCGGATAACTGGATGGACTGGAGTCAGTATTTTGTTGAACGTCCTGTATGTCAGTTAACTGATTTTTCTGCTGAAGAAATCATGCGGAGCTACAGAAAAGCGCATGAAATTATTGACCGGGTCAATCCAGGCGCTCTTTCGTTAGGAGATGCGTAG
- a CDS encoding IS5 family transposase produces MERASYSTDLTDIQFEIINKFLPSPSKTGRPRSYALREILNAIFYLVHTGCQWREIPHDFPKWTSVYYYFRKWKRDGTWFLVKQAIHTDLREEQGKNAEPSAVMIDSQSVKTAQMAETRGFDGNKKVKGRKRHVISDTLGFPLIVKVHDANLSDGKQSISIFQTLFLWFASIKMVWADAAYRGDLADYLWCAFQCRLEIAPTLKTKGFQVVPKRWIIERTFGWFQWDRRLMIDYERQAQSAETMVYIASIRKMLNRYK; encoded by the coding sequence ATGGAACGAGCTAGCTACAGTACAGATCTCACTGATATACAATTTGAAATTATTAATAAATTTCTCCCCTCTCCTTCAAAAACCGGCAGGCCAAGATCTTATGCTCTCAGAGAGATTCTCAACGCAATTTTTTACTTGGTTCACACTGGGTGTCAATGGCGAGAAATTCCGCATGATTTCCCAAAGTGGACCAGCGTTTACTATTACTTTCGTAAATGGAAGCGGGATGGAACCTGGTTTCTCGTCAAGCAGGCAATTCACACGGACCTGCGAGAGGAACAAGGGAAAAACGCTGAGCCTTCTGCGGTTATGATTGATAGTCAATCCGTCAAAACTGCACAGATGGCTGAGACCCGAGGCTTTGACGGCAATAAGAAAGTAAAAGGACGAAAACGCCATGTAATTTCGGATACCCTTGGTTTTCCGCTAATTGTCAAAGTTCATGATGCCAACCTGTCAGATGGAAAGCAGTCTATCTCTATCTTTCAAACTCTTTTTTTGTGGTTTGCTTCCATTAAAATGGTTTGGGCCGATGCCGCTTATCGAGGCGATTTGGCCGACTATTTATGGTGCGCCTTTCAGTGCCGGTTGGAAATCGCTCCCACCTTGAAGACTAAAGGGTTTCAAGTGGTGCCGAAACGCTGGATTATTGAAAGGACCTTCGGCTGGTTCCAATGGGATCGAAGACTGATGATCGACTACGAGCGACAGGCGCAATCAGCCGAAACTATGGTTTACATAGCATCAATCAGGAAGATGCTAAATAGGTATAAATAG
- a CDS encoding class I SAM-dependent methyltransferase translates to MNRIPEPELMEGEEQGLVYAQADFSEPNKLFLSLFAEKFPHFSGKGEVLDLGCGPADILIRFARKYPDCTCVGLDGAEAMLSPGRRVVEEEQLGHRISLHCQHLPCPSLPHGQQQFQAILSNSLLHHLHRPEVLWQTLREYVAPGGAVLVMDLFRPESTEAARYLVSQYAADEPEILRKDFYNSLLAAFRPDEIEVQLKQTGLDFCCEKVSDRHVAVWGTRTW, encoded by the coding sequence ATGAATCGAATTCCTGAGCCGGAGTTGATGGAGGGAGAAGAGCAGGGGCTGGTCTATGCCCAGGCTGATTTTTCCGAACCGAATAAGCTGTTCCTCTCCCTCTTTGCAGAAAAATTTCCTCATTTTTCAGGAAAAGGGGAGGTGCTTGACCTTGGCTGTGGTCCGGCAGATATCCTTATCCGTTTTGCCCGCAAATATCCTGACTGCACCTGCGTAGGGCTTGATGGGGCTGAGGCCATGCTTTCGCCAGGGCGCCGTGTTGTGGAGGAGGAGCAGCTCGGGCACCGTATTTCTTTGCATTGTCAGCACCTCCCTTGCCCTTCTCTGCCTCATGGACAGCAACAATTTCAGGCTATTCTTTCCAATAGCCTCTTGCATCATTTACATCGCCCGGAAGTCCTCTGGCAGACCCTTCGTGAGTATGTAGCCCCTGGAGGAGCCGTCTTGGTGATGGATCTGTTTCGCCCTGAATCTACCGAAGCTGCGCGATATCTTGTTTCTCAATATGCAGCTGATGAGCCCGAAATCCTCCGAAAAGATTTTTACAATTCCTTGTTAGCCGCCTTTCGCCCTGATGAAATTGAAGTTCAGCTGAAGCAGACTGGTCTGGATTTCTGTTGTGAAAAGGTGAGTGATCGTCATGTTGCTGTTTGGGGAACACGGACCTGGTAA
- a CDS encoding cytochrome ubiquinol oxidase subunit I, whose product MDRVDFPFLGNTIIMAVVILTHVFFAFFAVGGSTLAVFSEWWGGRKNDNDYLRLAKGLSKFLSDLMKINGVLGVAIVVLTIGLWSKFGAFLYSTQFWPFLIEGAVFLFLMIFSVIYHNTWDSASRGLHIFYGMLTALFAMLAAVFINSIWIFMMVPGKWMETQSRWDAFNTPVLIESTLHMLIPCMINGALFVFIWSFWKARRPGQDQPYYAKVNKFSGAIGASLLFLQPISGLSFLLKVKSATEGLPKPNPWAQLSGGTAQPFLYLMIGFACLAMVGAVIYWVRKHDKGRTALLAAAFCMFAAFFMGAYTREKARKPYLVWNTMGMDQRFTKTMKDKGVGDEPKIAAGAVIDGKQVFQSCKGCHSYKGEGGTIGPDLTMLAQKYANNKEGLKSFISAPPPPASNVMTPFSGSEAELDALADYLLKN is encoded by the coding sequence GTGGACAGAGTAGATTTTCCTTTTTTGGGGAACACTATCATTATGGCGGTCGTTATTCTGACCCACGTCTTTTTCGCTTTTTTTGCTGTCGGAGGTTCAACCTTGGCTGTTTTCTCCGAATGGTGGGGAGGCAGAAAAAACGATAACGACTATCTCAGGTTGGCCAAAGGGCTATCAAAGTTTCTTTCCGACCTGATGAAAATCAACGGCGTACTCGGTGTCGCCATTGTGGTGTTGACTATAGGCTTGTGGAGTAAGTTCGGTGCGTTTCTTTACTCAACGCAATTCTGGCCGTTTCTTATTGAGGGAGCGGTTTTTCTCTTTCTCATGATCTTTTCCGTTATCTATCATAACACTTGGGATTCGGCATCTCGGGGACTGCACATTTTTTATGGGATGTTGACAGCCTTGTTCGCGATGTTGGCGGCAGTGTTCATCAACTCTATCTGGATCTTTATGATGGTGCCTGGGAAATGGATGGAGACGCAAAGTCGATGGGATGCGTTCAATACTCCCGTCTTGATTGAGTCCACGCTTCATATGTTGATTCCCTGTATGATCAACGGGGCCCTGTTTGTTTTTATCTGGAGTTTCTGGAAAGCCCGTCGCCCGGGCCAAGATCAACCCTATTATGCCAAGGTCAATAAGTTTTCCGGGGCAATTGGTGCGAGTCTGCTTTTCCTGCAGCCTATTTCCGGTTTGAGCTTTTTGCTCAAGGTGAAATCTGCTACAGAAGGGTTGCCAAAGCCGAATCCCTGGGCGCAGTTGTCCGGCGGTACTGCTCAGCCGTTCCTGTATCTCATGATCGGCTTTGCCTGTCTTGCTATGGTCGGCGCAGTAATCTACTGGGTACGTAAACATGACAAGGGGAGGACAGCCTTGTTGGCCGCAGCCTTCTGTATGTTTGCTGCTTTTTTTATGGGGGCCTATACTCGTGAAAAAGCCCGTAAGCCTTATCTGGTCTGGAACACTATGGGAATGGACCAACGCTTCACAAAAACAATGAAGGATAAGGGCGTTGGTGATGAACCAAAGATAGCAGCCGGAGCTGTTATAGACGGTAAGCAGGTTTTCCAGAGCTGTAAGGGTTGTCATTCCTATAAAGGAGAAGGTGGCACAATAGGGCCTGATTTAACTATGTTAGCACAAAAATACGCGAATAATAAGGAAGGGCTCAAGAGTTTTATCAGTGCTCCTCCTCCCCCGGCAAGTAACGTTATGACACCGTTCAGCGGGTCAGAAGCTGAACTTGATGCATTGGCGGATTATCTGCTGAAGAACTGA
- a CDS encoding extracellular solute-binding protein: MNCNNKKYAWSKRLEQLYAKIKSFVTVWCTKERDVTPVFISPLNFIGCVVLAGCLLSAGCSSEDKGASSKRLLVYDWSACNLPQFYTKFTEKYLGSSPRFTYIGSDEEAYAKAVGGFTFDIIHPCSNFYHLYVESGLIQPLDTSRIERWDELVPSLKEAGKINGTQYIMPYDWGYESILVRTDKVKELPDSWADLWDPQYKGHVVLLGAADANHIIASLALGFDPWNTTPDQDEKIKQKLIELKPNVLSYWNDFEEIKQLIASGDAWLASSVWNDAYANLKAEGIPVEYIVPKEGRMGWGCGYAISSRTENLDLAYDYLNALLDPESHAAFGNMYAYGVSSKTALSLMDPEQVKIMQLDNMDIQSRTVFYRNWTEEQRKNITERWPQVQAAP; encoded by the coding sequence ATGAATTGCAATAATAAAAAATATGCGTGGAGTAAACGTTTAGAGCAGTTATATGCAAAAATTAAATCGTTTGTGACTGTATGGTGTACTAAAGAAAGAGATGTCACTCCGGTATTTATATCCCCTCTTAATTTCATTGGATGTGTTGTCTTGGCAGGTTGCTTGTTATCTGCAGGTTGTTCGTCGGAAGACAAAGGGGCATCCTCGAAACGTCTGCTTGTCTATGATTGGTCTGCATGCAATCTTCCTCAATTTTACACGAAATTTACAGAAAAATATCTAGGAAGCTCACCTCGCTTTACGTATATAGGGAGTGATGAGGAAGCCTATGCTAAAGCTGTGGGCGGGTTTACCTTTGATATTATCCATCCATGTAGTAATTTTTATCATTTGTATGTAGAGAGCGGTTTAATTCAGCCTTTGGATACTTCCAGAATAGAACGATGGGATGAGCTCGTACCGTCACTTAAAGAGGCAGGGAAAATAAACGGAACGCAGTATATCATGCCCTATGATTGGGGGTACGAATCTATTCTCGTTCGAACTGATAAGGTCAAAGAACTTCCCGACTCCTGGGCTGATCTCTGGGATCCGCAGTACAAGGGGCATGTTGTGTTGCTTGGGGCTGCTGATGCAAATCACATTATAGCATCCCTTGCCTTAGGTTTTGATCCTTGGAACACCACGCCGGATCAAGATGAGAAGATAAAACAGAAATTGATAGAGTTGAAGCCCAATGTGCTTTCTTATTGGAACGATTTCGAAGAAATTAAGCAATTGATCGCATCTGGCGATGCATGGCTTGCTTCAAGTGTATGGAACGATGCATATGCTAATCTTAAAGCAGAGGGTATTCCTGTTGAATACATCGTGCCAAAGGAAGGCAGGATGGGCTGGGGATGTGGTTATGCTATTTCAAGCCGAACTGAAAATCTAGATTTAGCTTATGACTACTTGAATGCTCTTCTGGACCCTGAGTCTCACGCAGCCTTTGGAAACATGTATGCCTATGGGGTATCCTCTAAGACCGCTCTTTCGCTTATGGATCCAGAGCAAGTAAAGATTATGCAGCTGGATAACATGGATATTCAAAGTCGAACTGTATTTTATAGAAATTGGACCGAAGAACAAAGGAAAAATATAACTGAACGTTGGCCTCAAGTTCAAGCAGCACCTTAG